One genomic segment of Brachionichthys hirsutus isolate HB-005 chromosome 13, CSIRO-AGI_Bhir_v1, whole genome shotgun sequence includes these proteins:
- the LOC137903479 gene encoding transmembrane protein 74-like, which translates to MAGLELLHFEHPDPRDASELSINGVSSGAAKARHPGGGERAAARTEARHGAARLEAETSFSKHHGDEDADDDDVQLIETSPRSCRPNKSSSSELSEEGEEEEEEEEEEEGEEEEEDIPELYLLSDDDLCDDPGTSVDYGFIAAVACLVTGVSLVAISYTVPRAVRVDRDGVSARDMERLEREKARIGAHLDRCVIAGLCLLTLGGALLSTLLMISMWKGETMRRKAFAYAKHAATSYGSVSLGAGSGESGSRLSAAEEDVEALS; encoded by the coding sequence ATGGCTGGTCTCGAACTGCTTCACTTTGAGCATCCCGATCCGAGAGACGCGTCGGAGCTGAGCATCAACGGGGTCAGCAGCGGCGCGGCAAAGGCGCGTCACCCCGGCGGAGGAGAGCGCGCCGCGGCGCGGACAGAGGCGCGGCACGGCGCGGCGCGGCTGGAGGCGGAAACATCCTTCAGCAAGCACCAcggtgatgaagatgctgatgatgatgacgtccAGCTGATAGAAACAAGTCCACGTAGCTGCAGACCTAATAAGAGCTCCTCAAGTGAACTCTccgaggagggagaggaggaggaggaggaggaggaggaggaggagggggaggaggaggaggaggacatccCTGAACTTTACTTGCTGTCTGACGACGACCTCTGTGACGACCCGGGGACGTCTGTGGATTACGGCTTCATCGCCGCCGTGGCGTGCCTGGTGACCGGCGTCTCTCTGGTCGCTATCTCCTACACGGTCCCCAGAGCCGTTCGGGTGGACCGGGACGGCGTGTCCGCCCGGGACATGGAGCGCCTGGAGAGGGAGAAGGCCAGGATCGGGGCCCACCTGGACCGGTGTGTCATCGCGGGACTGTGCCTGCTCACCCTCGGGGGGGCGTTGCTCTCCACCCTGCTGATGATCTCCATGTGGAAAGGCGAGACGATGAGGCGGAAAGCCTTTGCCTACGCCAAACACGCAGCGACGTCGTACGGCTCCGTCAGCTTGGGGGCAGGATCCGGGGAATCCGGGTCACGCCTGTCAGCAGCCGAGGAGGACGTGGAAGCGCTCAGCTGA